The window AACTCTTAGAAGAGTTGGAAGAGTTGCTGGAATTTTGGCTAGTAGAGTTTGCACTAGCATGAGAGCTGGCGGTGACAATAGCGTTGGAGATAGTGTAGGAACCAGAGACGGTAGTAGTGGTAGAAGTGAAGTAGCTTTCAGAGATTTGTTCAGAGTAGACGGAACCCCATTTCTCTTGGATAGCCTTCAAGACTGGTTGACCGTTCATGTTGATGGCACTAACGTTTGGAGCTGGTAGTGGGATAGTGTCATCCAACAAGTAACCAACGTAAGTGGCATTGTTGACCTTGAAAGTGGTGTCAACAACCTTGTTAGAGACATTAGTCTTGTTAGCGACAAATTCGAACACATTGGCGTCAACATCGTTTCTACCTAGACATGGCAAGTCCCAGTTAGCTTCTGGAGTGGAAATCAAAGTGTATTGATCGTAGTAAGTGGAGTCAGTAGTACCCTTCAATTCGTCTGGGATAGCACCACCCAACAAGACGGTGAAGACTTGGTTCTTGACGGAGTAAGTATCGTTTTCGTCAAAAGTCAACACAATCAAAGTATCTTTCATGAAATAATCGTTGCTCAACAATGGTTCCAGGAAAGATCTGGTCCAGTTAGCAGCGTATCTAATGGTAGTGTCATGACCATCGTTCAACATGTTTGGAGTAATGTGAATGAATTGTGGCAAGGTctccttctccaaatcCTCTTGGAACAAGGtgaagttcttgatgttaCCCAATCTGGTTTGGTTGTTAGTGACAGACTCGTAAAGCATCAATGGGTTGTGCTTTCTAACATAGTTGTTTTGGAAAGTAGTTTGATCAGAGTAGTTGAAACCTTGGAAACCAGTGTATGGCAAGTTTTCTTGGTACTCACCCCAGGTAATATCCTTAGTCTCCAACAAATCAACGACAGTGGACACGTTGGCTGGCAAAGAGATGAACCTGTCATCATCTAGCGCAAAGTAGTCACCACCAACAGAAGCCATATAGTTTGGCTCAGAAGGATGAGTGACACCCCAGTAGTTATCCAAGGTAATACCTTGTTCACTCAACCATTGCATGTCAGAATCACCAGCAGCCTTGTCATAATCGGTGTTTTCCAGCCAGACAACAaccaatctcttgaaagCAGCACCATCAACATCAGAGGTGAAATGGTTAGTAGTAGCATTAGATGCAGCCTTGGCAATATCGGTAGGCTCTGGGCTCACAGTAGAGTAAGTTCTTGGAACACGGCTCttagaagaagacgacACTTCAGCACCTTTAGCGACAGATGCCGCAGTAGCAGCAACAGTAGCAgccaattgaacaaatttcaTTCTGATTGAGTTTTTGCTTATCCATTTGAGACGAACCAACACTTTCCCTTtagatcttcaatttcatccatcTTTTATACCTTGgcaatctctttctcacTAACTCATTCACTCTACCACGTTCTGTCACATCTCATAACTGCACTACTCgtaaatcttcaataaTTATGACCGTTAATTGCATCCTGATTATTTCCTACTGACTTCGTCAATCATTTTACAACTTTTCACTACATTAGGTAACCTTCtcaactcatctcatcgcttatTGCAACCTTCTCAGAACCTTAACGCTACACGTGGAAGCTTTCCATTGCCCTCCACGTGTAGCTTGTTAGCTATTCGAGTCGTCTTGTAGGGCAGTTGTGCTTGGCAGGTCGCCTACACGTGGAGCGGTTGTTGCAGATCTTGCAGCCATCGCCATAGCACATGGGACTTGAATGGTCAAAGTTCGCATGCCAAGATTAAATGCCAAGACATTGGTTGTGGAAGGTATATATGTGGGAAGTGGTTGATTTGCTGGGATGAGCTCAGGAAAGGATGAGTGAGTTGAACAATGAGGGTTGAAGAGGAGATACCGATGGCAACGttagatgatgaaggtgattTGGAAGTTCAGGGGGGTGGTCGTaatgagaaggagaagaaattccTCGGTAGATTGAAATTGGCCTTACTAGTGATTATTCCATTGCTAGTGTTCAGTTTTACTTTTAAAGAGCTTTCGAGAGCTAATAAACTTGGGTTTATTACTGAACCAATGCTCTCTACCTTCACCAAGAAGTCTGAGCAGTCCAATGATGAATCATGGAGACTGGATACGGGGAAGAATTATACCATGGATGTTAAGTATTGGCTGAGCGAGAAGAAACCAGCAGAAAGACATTACTATATGAACATTTCGAAGTTGGTCGAAAAGACTCCCGATGGGATCGCTCGTAATTTGACTGTTGTAAATGGTCAGTATCCTGGTCCATTGGTGGAGGCTAACGCAGGTGATAAGTTGATTATTCATGTTGATAACCAGATGGATGATGAACCAGTGACGATTCACTGTCATGGGTTGTTTTTCAGTAAGCAGAACAGTTTTCAGGATGGTGCTGCGTATATGAACCAGTGTCCTATCCCACCAAGTGGCAACTATACTTATGAGATCGACTTGGATGATACACAAGCCGGTACTTATTGGTACCATTCGCATTTCGGTGGTCAATACGCTGATGGGTTATTTGGTCCATTGGTTATTCATTCACAGGAAGAGTACAGTGC of the Torulaspora delbrueckii CBS 1146 chromosome 7, complete genome genome contains:
- the TDEL0G01910 gene encoding uncharacterized protein, with the protein product MKFVQLAATVAATAASVAKGAEVSSSSKSRVPRTYSTVSPEPTDIAKAASNATTNHFTSDVDGAAFKRLVVVWLENTDYDKAAGDSDMQWLSEQGITLDNYWGVTHPSEPNYMASVGGDYFALDDDRFISLPANVSTVVDLLETKDITWGEYQENLPYTGFQGFNYSDQTTFQNNYVRKHNPLMLYESVTNNQTRLGNIKNFTLFQEDLEKETLPQFIHITPNMLNDGHDTTIRYAANWTRSFLEPLLSNDYFMKDTLIVLTFDENDTYSVKNQVFTVLLGGAIPDELKGTTDSTYYDQYTLISTPEANWDLPCLGRNDVDANVFEFVANKTNVSNKVVDTTFKVNNATYVGYLLDDTIPLPAPNVSAINMNGQPVLKAIQEKWGSVYSEQISESYFTSTTTTVSGSYTISNAIVTASSHASANSTSQNSSNSSNSSKSYSGSSVGAAVALSALPLGGLLGVAVAFLL